A DNA window from Nerophis ophidion isolate RoL-2023_Sa linkage group LG13, RoL_Noph_v1.0, whole genome shotgun sequence contains the following coding sequences:
- the LOC133564606 gene encoding tubulin alpha chain-like has product MRECISVHVGQAGVQIGNACWELFCLEHGIQANGQLSSDKTIGETDDSFATFFSQTGAGKYVPRAVFVDLEPTVIDEVRTGTYRQLFHPDQLISGKEDAANNYARGHYTIGKEIIELVLDRIRKLADQCTGLQGFLIFHSFGGGTGSGFTSLLMERLSVDYGKKSKLEFSVYPAPQVSTAVVEPYNSILTTHTTLEHSDCAFMVDNEAIYDICRRNLDIERPSYTNLNRLISQIVSSVTASLRFDGALNVDLMEFQTNLVPYPRIHFPLVTYAPIISAEKAYHEQLTVTEITNSCFEPANQMVKCDPRHGKYMACCLLYRGDVVPKEVNSAIITIKSKRSVQFVDWCPTGFKVGINYQPPTVVPGGDLARVQRAVCMLSNTTAIAEAWARLDHKFDLMYAKRAFVHWYVGEGMEEGEFSEAREDMAALEKDYEEVGVDSVDDQEEEEY; this is encoded by the exons ATG AGGGAGTGTATCTCCGTGCACGTTGGTCAAGCAGGTGTCCAAATAGGAAATGCCTGTTGGGAGCTCTTCTGTCTGGAACATGGAATTCAGGCAAACGGACAGTTGTCCAGTGACAAGACAATTGGGGAGACAGATGATTCCTTCGCCACCTTTTTTAGTCAGACCGGAGCTGGAAAATATGTCCCCAGAGCAGTTTTTGTGGACTTGGAGCCTACGgtcattg atgAGGTTCGTACAGGAACCTATCGGCAACTTTTCCACCCTGATCAGCTGATCTCTGGAAAAGAAGATGCTGCGAACAACTACGCCCGTGGTCACTACACAATTGGCAAAGAGATCATTGAGCTGGTGCTGGACAGAATCCGTAAACTG GCGGACCAGTGCACCGGTCTTCAAGGCTTTCTGATTTTCCACAGCTTCGGTGGCGGTACCGGTTCTGGTTTCACCTCCCTGTTGATGGAGCGCCTGTCCGTGGACTACGGCAAGAAGTCCAAGCTGGAGTTCTCGGTCTACCCAGCTCCCCAGGTGTCCACTGCTGTGGTGGAGCCCTACAACTCCATCCTGACCACACACACCACCTTGGAGCACTCGGACTGCGCCTTCATGGTGGATAACGAGGCCATCTACGACATCTGCCGCAGGAATCTGGACATCGAGCGTCCGTCTTACACCAACCTGAACAGGTTAATCAGTCAGATTGTTTCCTCGGTCACCGCGTCCCTGCGCTTCGACGGCGCCCTCAACGTCGATCTGATGGAGTTCCAGACCAACCTGGTGCCGTATCCCCGCATCCACTTCCCCTTGGTCACCTACGCGCCCATCATCTCCGCGGAGAAGGCCTACCACGAGCAACTCACCGTCACCGAAATCACCAACTCCTGCTTCGAGCCGGCCAACCAGATGGTGAAATGTGACCCTCGTCACGGCAAGTACATGGCGTGCTGCCTTCTGTACCGCGGCGACGTGGTGCCCAAAGAAGTCAACTCGGCAATCATCACCATCAAATCCAAGCGCTCGGTCCAGTTCGTGGACTGGTGCCCCACCGGCTTCAAGGTGGGCATCAACTACCAGCCGCCCACCGTGGTCCCTGGCGGGGATCTGGCCAGGGTCCAGAGGGCCGTGTGCATGCTGAGCAACACCACCGCCATCGCCGAGGCCTGGGCGCGGCTGGACCACAAGTTTGACCTCATGTACGCCAAGCGCGCCTTCGTCCACTGGTACGTGGGCGAGGGCATGGAGGAAGGGGAGTTCTCAGAAGCCAGGGAGGACATGGCCGCTCTGGAGAAAGATTACGAGGAGGTCGGCGTCGACTCCGTGGATGACCAGGAAGAGGAAGAATATTAA